In Daucus carota subsp. sativus chromosome 4, DH1 v3.0, whole genome shotgun sequence, one DNA window encodes the following:
- the LOC108218583 gene encoding 5-methyltetrahydropteroyltriglutamate--homocysteine methyltransferase: MASHIVGYPRMGPKRELKFALESFWDGKSTAEDLQKVAADLRSSIWKQMAGAGIKYIPSNTFAYYDQVLDTTAMLGAVPKRYNWNGGEIGFDTYFSMARGNASVPAMEMTKWFDTNYHYIVPELGPDVAFSYASHKAVTEYKEAKALGVDTVPILVGPVSYLLLSKAAKGVEKNFNLLSLLDKILPIYKEVVAELKAAGASWIQFDEPTLVKDLEAHQLEAFTKAYAELESSLSGLDVLIETYFADVPADAFKTLISLKGVTAFGFDLVRGEKTLNLIKSEFPSGKYLFAGVVDGRNIWANDLASSLKTLESLEAVVGKDKLVVSTSCSLLHTAVDLVNETKLDSEIISWLAFAAQKVVEVDALAKALCGKKDEAIFSANASAQASRKSSPRVTNEAVQKAASALKGSDHRRATNVSARLDAQQKKLNLPILPTTTIGSFPQTVELRRVRREYKAKKISEEEYVNAITEEISKVVKIQEDLDIDVLVHGEPERNDMVEYFGEQLSGFAFTANGWVQSYGSRCVKPPIIYGDVSRPKPMTVFWSSKAQSMTKRPMKGMLTGPVTILNWSFVRNDQPRSETCYQIALSIKDEVEDLEKAGVTVIQIDEAALREGLPLRKSEHAFYLDWAVHSFRITNVGVLDTTQIHTHMCYSNFNDIIHSIIDMDADVITIENSRSDEKLLSVFREGVKYGAGIGPGVYDIHSPRIPSTEEIADRINKMLAVLETNILWVNPDCGLKTRKYAEVNPALKAMVDAAKLLRTQLASAK, from the exons ATGGCATCACACATTGTTGGATATCCCCGCATGGGCCCGAAGAGAGAGCTCAAATTTGCTCTTGAATCATTCTGGGATGGGAAGAGCACTGCTGAGGACTTGCAAAAGGTGGCTGCTGACCTAAGATCATCCATCTGGAAGCAGATGGCCGGTGCTGGCATTAAGTATATTCCCAGCAACACTTTCGCGTATTATGACCAGGTTCTCGATACAACTGCTATGCTCGGAGCTGTTCCTAAAAGGTACAACTGGAATGGTGGTGAGATCGGGTTTGACACTTACTTTTCTATGGCTAGGGGTAATGCCTCTGTTCCTGCTATGGAAATGACGAAGTGGTTTGACACCAACTA CCATTACATAGTTCCTGAATTAGGACCTGATGTGGCTTTCTCTTATGCCTCACACAAAGCAGTGACTGAATACAAGGAGGCTAAGGCG CTTGGCGTAGATACTGTCCCAATTCTTGTTGGCCCCGTGAGCTACTTGTTGCTATCTAAGGCTGCCAAGGGTGTTGAGAAAAACTTCAACCTTCTTTCCCTTCTAGACAAGATTCTGCCAATCTACAA GGAAGTAGTGGCTGAATTGAAGGCTGCAGGTGCTTCTTGGATTCAGTTTGACGAGCCCACCCTTGTAAAGGATCTTGAAGCTCACCAATTGGAAGCATTTACTAAGGCCTATGCCGAGCTAGAATCATCTCTATCTGGCCTTGATGTCCTCATCGAGACCTACTTCGCTGATGTTCCTGCTGATGCATTTAAAACTCTAATTTCTCTAAAGGGTGTTACAGCCTTTGGTTTCGATTTGGTTCGTGGAGAAAAGACTCTTAATTTGATCAAGAGTGAATTTCCTTCAGGCAAATACCTTTTTGCTGGTGTTGTTGACGGAAGGAACATCTGGGCTAATGACCTGGCATCGTCTCTCAAAACCCTTGAATCTCTagaggcagttgtgggaaaag ACAAACTTGTTGTTTCAACATCTTGCTCACTTCTCCATACTGCTGTGGACCTTGTTAATGAAACAAAGTTGGACTCAGAGATCATATCATGGCTTGCATTTGCTGCCCAAAAGGTTGTTGAAGTTGATGCCTTGGCCAAAGCACTGTGTGGTAAAAAGGATGAG GCAATTTTCTCAGCCAATGCTTCAGCTCAAGCGTCAAGGAAGTCCTCCCCAAGGGTGACTAATGAAGCTGTTCAGAAGGCT GCTTCCGCTCTAAAGGGTTCTGATCACCGCCGTGCTACCAACGTTAGTGCAAGACTTGATGCACAACAAAAGAAGCTTAATCTCCCAATTCTCCCAACTACTACCATTGGATCTTTCCCTCAAACTGTTGAACTCAGAAGGGTGCGCCGTGAATACAAGGCAAAGAA GATTTCAGAGGAAGAATATGTTAATGCCATCACAGAGGAAATTAGCAAGGTTGTCAAAATACAAGAGGATCTTGATATTGATGTCTTGGTCCATGGAGAACCAGAG AGGAATGATATGGTCGAGTACTTTGGAGAGCAGTTGTCTGGTTTTGCTTTCACTGCAAATGGATGGGTTCAATCTTATGGATCTCGCTGTGTGAAACCACCAATCATCTATGGTGATGTTAGCCGTCCCAAGCCAATGACTGTTTTCTGGTCTTCTAAAGCCCAGAGCATGACAAAGCGACCAATGAAGGGAATGCTCACCGGCCCTGTTACCATTCTCAACTGGTCCTTTGTCCGCAATGACCAACCCAG ATCTGAGACTTGCTACCAGATCGCTTTGTCTATTAAGGATGAAGTGGAAGACCTTGAGAAGGCTGGTGTCACTGTCATCCAGATTGACGAGGCTGCTTTGAGAGAGGGACTGCCTCTTAGGAAATCTGAGCATGCTTTCTACTTGGACTGGGCTGTGCACTCCTTCAGAATCACCAATGTCGGGGTTCTAGATACCACCCAG ATCCACACCCATATGTGCTATTCCAACTTCAACGACATTATCCACTCTATCATTGACATGGATGCTGATGTTATTACCATTGAGAACTCTCGATCTGATGAGAAGCTACTCTCTGTCTTCCGTGAGGGAGTCAAGTACGGTGCTGGTATTGGCCCCGGTGTCTATGACATCCACTCTCCTAGAATACCATCAACAGAAGAAATTGCTGACAGAATTAACAAGATGCTTGCAGTTCTTGAGACCAACATACTATGGGTCAACCCCGACTGTGGACTTAAGACTCGCAAGTATGCTGAAGTGAATCCAGCGCTCAAGGCTATGGTTGATGCTGCCAAGCTCCTCCGAACCCAGCTTGCCAGTGCCAAGTGA
- the LOC108218989 gene encoding uncharacterized protein LOC108218989, whose translation MPPKKYMRKSFTYSSLTRRPARKSKPSDPQQTPNPVQESLPSILETPSNSSLNLPHVEEITPPFAESHQTQINERTINSNVQDSLRSRLVPTNLETPSQSTPNLAHSDEITPPVNSNVQDLPPYAVVSPNLETPFQSNANLVCSEEVTAPVDELAQDLINGRNIKGDDQGFSETVSRAAESPVELKRVILVEKESGDDGGGGEKSGAETEAIDGVKKKKTRIVKRVVKRIVKRKVLEKVNYQQTEEGNQDLGNGVVGDVKIMSNECANMAGENSNLKMVESVDVEISDRNNDVVGKSADGYESKPTCIVWSEAENCGVVSEIQKDLEGFKLVKNRRESHCPSPDAVTVHKDTESCVEGKVNCSSTKNLSKVSGLDCVVTSFVTGTHLEDHIVNHVQQQNHGCVVENRLDSESGNCKQEEGFKINLEPETKDWEQEKVVKNSQEITAPVVFNLEIPTPVELKRETLVEKEMENDSGGGEKRGAETETENVGKKKKTRIVKRIVKRKVLRKVNHQQTEAVTQDSGNGVVGDVKLVSNECVNMAVENSNIKTVESVDVEMSDRNNDVAMQTGHCESNDVVGKSVDASESKATCIVCSEAENCGVGENNLEPETKDWEQEKGVENSLEIGSEDCKQKEGVHGKEQCCDSAEMKAETSVGDTILSGEMGALERRRRRRTEIFVGGLDKDTREEDIRKIFEVLGEIKDVTVVNSSKTKKNAYAFVRYNLAADAKKALIKYRKVEICGKLCGTSPVEGNDTLFLGNLNKKWKSDDVTKLLQGIGVMNIDHVTVMPDPSNIEVNRGFAFLELESHKDAQNAFKKLQKRGVFGKHLNIKVVWAEPLIEPEESELSTVKSVYAEYLPSSWDEEKVKDCFKRFGDIENVALARDMPSSRRKDYAFVNYTTRDAALACVEAFRFSHEQSNDEVKIKVSLAKPIPRVVKSLQGSRITSNLPSSNYDKMIVDQRSSMTSDLLQLLREQASTRLTNPSLTTGSVDRQHSYSLPEKKRPFPVQGDGLHFSDPRGHPRARVEGSYPVTNPSVPRGGVSLTCLPHHQQTAGYISRPVYGMERHPCYPQPRQRAPYHGNRGTSQRY comes from the exons ATGCCTCCCAAGAAATACATGAGAAAAAGCTTCACTTATAGTTCGCTAACCAGGCGCCCCGCCCGCAAGTCCAAACCCTCCGATCCTCAACAAACCCCAAATCCAGTTCAAGAATCACTTCCCTCTATTCTTGAAACCCCATCAAATTCAAGCCTTAATTTACCCCATGTCGAAGAAATTACACCCCCATTTGCTGAGTCACACCAAACCCAAATTAACGAGAGAACAATTAATAGCAATGTTCAAGATTCGCTGCGCTCTAGGCTCGTCCCTACCAATCTTGAAACCCCATCTCAATCAACCCCTAATTTAGCCCATTCAGATGAAATTACACCCCCAGTTAATAGTAATGTTCAAGATTTACCGCCCTACGCTGTTGTTAGCCCTAATCTTGAAACCCCATTTCAATCAAACGCCAATTTGGTCTGTTCTGAAGAAGTTACAGCCCCGGTTGATGAGTTAGCTCAGGACCTAATTAATGGGAGAAATATCAAGGGTGATGATCAGGGTTTTAGTGAGACAGTGTCTCGGGCCGCGGAAAGTCCTGTTGAATTAAAACGAGTTATTCTGGTTGAGAAAGAATCGGGGGATGATGGTGGTGGGGGTGAAAAAAGTGGTGCGGAAACGGAGGCGATAGATGGGgtgaaaaagaagaagactagGATTGTTAAGAGGGTCGTTAAGAGGATTGTCAAGAGGAAAGTGCTTGAAAAGGTTAATTATCAGCAGACTGAGGAGGGGAATCAAGATTTGGGCAATGGAGTAGTTGGTGATGTTAAAATTATGAGCAATGAGTGTGCCAATATGGCGGGTGAGAATTCTAATTTAAAGATGGTTGAGTCTGTGGATGTTGAAATTAGTGATCGAAATAATGATGTTGTTGGGAAGTCTGCGGATGGTTATGAGTCTAAACCAACATGCATTGTGTGGTCAGAAGCTGAGAATTGTGGTGTTGTTAGTGAAATACAAAAGGATTTGGAGGGTTTTAAACTTGTTAAAAATCGTAGAGAGTCTCATTGTCCTAGTCCTGATGCCGTGACAGTGCATAAGGATACTGAGAGTTGTGTGGAAGGGAAGGTGAATTGCTCATCGACCAAAAATTTATCTAAAGTTTCAGGTTTAGATTGTGTTGTGACCAGTTTTGTAACTGGGACTCATTTGGAAGATCATATTGTCAATCATGTGCAACAACAAAATCATGGCTGTGTAGTTGAAAACCGCTTGGATTCAGAAAGTGGGAATTGCAAGCAAGAGGAGGGTTTTAAAATCAACTTGGAGCCGGAAACTAAGGATTGGGAGCAAGAAAAGGTGGTTAAAAATAGTCAGGAAATTACAGCCCCAGTTGTTTTTAATCTTGAAATACCAACTCCTGTTGAATTAAAACGAGAAACCCTGGTTGAGAAAGAAATGGAGAATGATAGTGGTGGGGGTGAAAAAAGGGGTGCGGAAACAGAGACGGAAAATGTGgggaaaaagaagaagactagGATTGTGAAGAGGATTGTCAAGAGGAAAGTGCTTAGAAAGGTTAATCATCAGCAGACTGAGGCGGTGACTCAAGATTCAGGGAATGGAGTAGTTGGTGATGTTAAACTTGTGAGCAATGAGTGTGTTAATATGGCAGTTGAAAATTCTAATATAAAGACCGTTGAGTCCGTGGATGTTGAAATGAGTGATCGAAATAATGATGTTGCAATGCAAACTGGACATTGTGAATCTAATGATGTTGTTGGGAAGTCTGTGGATGCTTCTGAGTCTAAGGCAACATGTATTGTATGTTCGGAAGCTGAGAATTGTGGTGttggtgaaaacaacttggagccaGAAACTAAGGATTGGGAGCAAGAAAAGGGGGTTGAAAACAGTCTGGAAATTGGAAGTGAGGATTGCAAGCAAAAAGAGGGAGTGCACGGTAAAGAGCAATGTTGTGACTCTGCTGAAATGAAGGCAGAGACATCAGTAGGCGATACAATACTGAGTGGGGAAATGGGAGCACTAGAGCGGCGTAGGAGGCGGAGAACAGAAATTTTTGTTGGTGGATTGGACAAGGATACAAGGGAGGAAGATATTAGAAAGATATTTGAAGTATTGGGAGAGATTAAAGATGTCACAGTGGTAAACAGTAGTAAAACCAAAAAGAATGCATATGCATTTGTGCGCTACAATCTAGCGGCTGATGCCAAGAAGGCTTTGATTAAATACCGCAAAGTTGAG atATGCGGAAAGCTTTGCGGGACGTCACCGGTTGAGGGTAACGACACATTGTTTCTTGGTAATCTCAACAAGAAATGGAAAAGTGATGAT GTAACTAAACTGTTGCAGGGGATTGGTGTTATGAATATAGATCATGTTACTGTCATGCCTGATCCTAGCAACATTGAGGTTAATCGTGGATTTGCATTTCTTGAGCTGGAGTCACATAAAGATGCTCAAAATGCATTCAAGAAACTTCAAAAAAGGGGTGTATTTGGGAAGCACCTGAATATAAAAGTTGTGTGGGCTGAACCCCTAATTGAGCCAGAAGAAAGTGAGCTGAGTACT GTGAAATCAGTATATGCCGAATACTTGCCTTCCTCTTGGGACGAAGAAAAAGTGAAAGATTGTTTCAAAAGATTTGGTGATATAGAAAATGTTGCTCTTGCCAGAGATATGCCATCATCTCGGAGAAAAGACTACGCATTTGTAAACTATACAACTCGTGATGCTGCTCTTGCTTGTGTTGAAGCATTCAGATTCAGTCATGAACAATCTAATGACGAG GTCAAGATCAAAGTTTCTCTTGCTAAACCAATTCCGAGAG TTGTCAAAAGCTTGCAGGGAAGTAGAATTACGAGTAATCTTCCCAGCAGTAATTATGACAAAATGATAGTGGATCAGAGGTCTTCTATGACTTCTGACCTCTTACAACTATTGAGGGAACAAGCATCAACGAGGCTGACAAATCCTAGTTTAACTACAG GCTCTGTTGATCGTCAACATTCTTATTCCCTACCTGAAAAGAAGCGTCCATTTCCTGTACAG GGAGATGGTTTACATTTTTCAGATCCCAGAGGGCATCCCCGAGCACGGGTAGAAGGATCTTACCCAGTAACAAATCCAAG TGTTCCTAGAGGTGGTGTTAGCTTGACTTGTCTTCCACATCACCAACAGACAGCTGGTTATATATCTA GACCAGTTTATGGGATGGAACGGCATCCTTGTTATCCTCAG CCAAGACAAAGAGCTCCGTACCATGGAAATAGGGGTACATCTCAAAGAT ATTGA
- the LOC108219526 gene encoding binding partner of ACD11 1 isoform X2, which yields MQPNTRTVQVAHVSDLATEREIHEFFSFTGQIDSIEIRNDLRPRTAFVTFKDAQALEIALLLSGATIVDQIVSITPAENYVRQPVVQSESMADNSVNIVREDASQHTETTSPSNGRVYVSKAQDVVSTMLAKGSALKQDAMNKARAFDEKHQLRANASARVNSLDKRVGLTEKFSVGISAVNEKVKSVDQKLQVSDKTMAALMAAERTLNDTGSAVKSSRYVTAGSAWFNVAFGKVAKVGQVAGTKTKAKWNMAVSNLTAKEPPIAA from the exons ATGCAGCCG AATACAAGAACGGTACAAGTAGCGCACGTCTCAGATCTCGCCACCGAGAGAGAAATTCACGAGTTCTTTTCATTtaccggtcaaattgactcTATTGAGATCCGCAA CGATTTAAGACCCAGGACTGCATTTGTCACCTTCAAGGATGCTCAAGCCCTTGAAATCGCGTTATTATTATCG GGAGCAACCATTGTAGACCAGATTGTCAGTATCACTCCTGCTGAGAACTATGTTCGGCAACCTGTGGTTCAG aGTGAAAGTATGGCAGACAACAGCGTGAACATTGTTCGGGAAGACGCATCACAGCACACTGAG ACTACATCACCTAGCAACGGAAGAGTGTATGTCAGTAAAGCTCAAGATGTTGTATCAACTATGCTTGCAAAGGGTTCTGCTCTTAAGCAAGATGCCATGAATAAGGCTAGAGCATTTGACGAAAAGCATCAGCTAAGAGCCAATGCTTCAGCCAGAGTAAATTCCCTTGACAAGAGAGTAGGACTCACAGAAAAATTTTCTGTTGGGATCTCAGCAGTAAATGAGAAAGTGAAGTCTGTAGATCAAAAACTTCAAGTGTCTGATAAAACTATGGCAGCACTGATGGCAGCAGAAAGGACATTGAATGACACTGGATCAGCTGTCAAATCAAGCAG GTATGTGACTGCTGGTTCAGCTTGGTTCAATGTTGCTTTTGGTAAAGTGGCCAAGGTTGGGCAAGTTGCCGGAACAAAGACTAAAGCAAAATGGAATATGGCCGTGTCAAATTTGACTGCTAAG GAACCTCCAATTGCTGCATAG
- the LOC108219526 gene encoding binding partner of ACD11 1 isoform X1 has protein sequence MQPNTRTVQVAHVSDLATEREIHEFFSFTGQIDSIEIRNDLRPRTAFVTFKDAQALEIALLLSGATIVDQIVSITPAENYVRQPVVQSESMADNSVNIVREDASQHTEQAQTTSPSNGRVYVSKAQDVVSTMLAKGSALKQDAMNKARAFDEKHQLRANASARVNSLDKRVGLTEKFSVGISAVNEKVKSVDQKLQVSDKTMAALMAAERTLNDTGSAVKSSRYVTAGSAWFNVAFGKVAKVGQVAGTKTKAKWNMAVSNLTAKEPPIAA, from the exons ATGCAGCCG AATACAAGAACGGTACAAGTAGCGCACGTCTCAGATCTCGCCACCGAGAGAGAAATTCACGAGTTCTTTTCATTtaccggtcaaattgactcTATTGAGATCCGCAA CGATTTAAGACCCAGGACTGCATTTGTCACCTTCAAGGATGCTCAAGCCCTTGAAATCGCGTTATTATTATCG GGAGCAACCATTGTAGACCAGATTGTCAGTATCACTCCTGCTGAGAACTATGTTCGGCAACCTGTGGTTCAG aGTGAAAGTATGGCAGACAACAGCGTGAACATTGTTCGGGAAGACGCATCACAGCACACTGAG CAAGCCCAGACTACATCACCTAGCAACGGAAGAGTGTATGTCAGTAAAGCTCAAGATGTTGTATCAACTATGCTTGCAAAGGGTTCTGCTCTTAAGCAAGATGCCATGAATAAGGCTAGAGCATTTGACGAAAAGCATCAGCTAAGAGCCAATGCTTCAGCCAGAGTAAATTCCCTTGACAAGAGAGTAGGACTCACAGAAAAATTTTCTGTTGGGATCTCAGCAGTAAATGAGAAAGTGAAGTCTGTAGATCAAAAACTTCAAGTGTCTGATAAAACTATGGCAGCACTGATGGCAGCAGAAAGGACATTGAATGACACTGGATCAGCTGTCAAATCAAGCAG GTATGTGACTGCTGGTTCAGCTTGGTTCAATGTTGCTTTTGGTAAAGTGGCCAAGGTTGGGCAAGTTGCCGGAACAAAGACTAAAGCAAAATGGAATATGGCCGTGTCAAATTTGACTGCTAAG GAACCTCCAATTGCTGCATAG
- the LOC108218650 gene encoding pentatricopeptide repeat-containing protein At2g36240 → MSLKKPPPPTAVKALRHRLPSPQPPHHLPPPPAPPPETSLAPLPALPISTTLTELTTFLNNHLTPSFTPNQLLHLFKSKLHRHPKFTHLDFHVFNYAASIDSFRHDHSTFEWIIRALAITHRFDYLKLGIEFMVANPCPCSDGIFCCPRIEPIFRFAINAYCSVGRLDDAVKMFDCMCRLIDGKADVAMYNIVIHGFVKIREFEKGVRFYERMVKDRVRPDVITFNVLISGYCRNGRFDLALGVFREMKDKGCVPNVVSFNTLIKGFFREGKFEEGVGMAYEMVELGCEFSVVTSEILVDGLCRQGRFLEACDLLMDFSRKGVMPSGFDCFELIDRLCGEGELGRAMEVVNELWGNGNAPSTITCTTLIEGLRSSGRVEEAVELLDRMLRDDIVPDSVTYNCVLQDMCGSGKTVFANKLRLLASKKGLHPDSVTYNILVSGYTREGRRKEGEALIEEMLDEDFIPGIATYNRLRAGLAKRNAHQ, encoded by the coding sequence ATGTCCCTGAAGAAACCGCCACCACCCACCGCCGTAAAAGCCCTCCGCCACCGCCTCCCCTCCCCACAACCCCCGCACCACCTCCCCCCACCCCCGGCCCCGCCACCAGAAACCTCCCTGGCCCCACTCCCAGCTCTCCCCATCTCAACAACCCTAACAGAATTAACAACCTTCCTCAACAACCACCTCACGCCCTCCTTCACTCCCAACCAACTCCTCCACTTGTTCAAATCCAAGCTCCACCGCCACCCCAAATTCACCCACCTCGATTTCCACGTCTTCAATTACGCCGCCTCTATCGACTCCTTCCGCCACGATCACTCCACGTTCGAGTGGATCATTCGAGCCCTCGCCATCACTCACCGCTTCGATTATTTAAAACTAGGCATAGAATTTATGGTCGCTAATCCTTGTCCCTGTTCTGATGGGATTTTCTGTTGCCCCAGAATTGAGCCGATTTTTCGGTTTGCGATTAATGCTTATTGTAGTGTGGGGAGATTGGATGATGCGGTTAAGATGTTTGATTGTATGTGTAGGTTGATTGATGGGAAGGCTGATGTGGCAATGTATAATATTGTGATTCATGGGTTTGTGAAGATTAGGGAGTTTGAGAAGGGTGTGAGGTTTTACGAGAGGATGGTTAAGGATCGGGTTAGGCCGGATGTGATTACGTTTAATGTGTTGATCAGTGGATATTGTAGGAATGGGAGGTTTGATTTGGCGTTGGGGGTGTTTAGGGAGATGAAGGATAAGGGGTGTGTGCCGAATGTGGTTAGTTTTAATACTTTGATTAAGGGGTTTTTCAGGGAGGGGAAGTTTGAGGAAGGCGTGGGAATGGCGTATGAGATGGTTGAGTTGGGGTGTGAGTTTTCGGTTGTGACTAGTGAGATTTTGGTTGATGGGTTGTGTCGACAAGGAAGGTTTTTAGAGGCTTGTGATTTGTTGATGGATTTTTCAAGGAAAGGAGTTATGCCTAGTGGATTTGATTGTTTTGAGCTCATTGatagactttgtggagaaggggAATTGGGCAGAGCAATGGAGGTGGTTAATGAGCTATGGGGAAATGGGAATGCTCCGAGTACCATTACTTGTACCACTTTAATTGAAGGCTTGCGATCATCGGGAAGGGTTGAAGAGGCGGTCGAATTGTTGGACAGAATGCTGAGAGATGACATTGTACCTGATAGTGTGACATATAACTGTGTTTTACAAGATATGTGTGGTTCAGGGAAAACTGTGTTTGCAAATAAATTGAGGTTATTGGCTTCCAAAAAAGGATTACACCCGGACAGTGTCACCTATAACATTTTAGTTTCTGGATATACACGGGAAGGGAGGAGAAAGGAAGGGGAAGCTCTCATAGAAGAAATGTTGGATGAAGATTTTATCCCTGGCATTGCCACTTATAATAGGTTAAGGGCTGGACTTGCTAAGAGGAATGCTCACCAATGA